A single Pseudanabaenaceae cyanobacterium SKYG29 DNA region contains:
- a CDS encoding CZB domain-containing protein, whose translation MKEQIFAALAAHTAWKERLYKAIDSGIIDPPPSVIELDNACVFGKWLYGNEIPAAIKLTAQYEAVRQIHAQFHKLTAQIALLAVTGNKEKAKELLSDGSEYIQLSDRLRSALLDLARVSQTLM comes from the coding sequence ATGAAAGAGCAAATTTTTGCTGCCCTAGCTGCCCATACTGCCTGGAAGGAAAGGCTATATAAAGCGATCGATTCTGGTATTATCGATCCGCCCCCTTCTGTAATTGAATTGGACAATGCTTGTGTATTTGGTAAATGGCTATATGGCAATGAAATACCTGCTGCTATCAAACTAACTGCCCAATACGAAGCCGTGCGGCAAATTCATGCTCAGTTCCACAAACTTACAGCCCAAATTGCTTTGCTAGCTGTCACTGGCAACAAAGAGAAAGCCAAGGAATTGTTATCAGATGGCAGTGAATATATCCAGCTTTCCGATCGGTTACGTAGTGCTTTGTTAGATTTAGCGAGGGTAAGTCAAACTTTGATGTAA
- a CDS encoding histidinol-phosphate transaminase: MDCIRSDLLQLTPYSAEHYDEVEDKLDANEVAVDLPLPLKQKLAQELTDRLSTNRYPDGSYTDLRQAVSEYAGVGREWISLGNGSDELIRSVLIASCLGKGGILIATPTFSMYSILAQTLGIPVHIVGRSEVDFTIDIAAAQHTIKTEKIAAVFVVHPNSPTGNLLSKTEIEWLRSLPREILVVVDEAYYEFAGHSLVGEIGEQGNWVILRTFSKAWRLAAFRLGYAIADPAVIRVLETIRLPYNLPTITAIGGELVLAHRQELLSLVEEIRQEREKLYQALQKLPQLQVWQSEANFLYVRTPDDRKLQQHLAQVGTLIRHTGGGLRITIGTPAQNQRTIERIYSFYKG, translated from the coding sequence ATGGATTGTATCCGATCGGACTTACTACAGTTAACTCCCTACAGTGCAGAGCACTATGATGAGGTTGAGGACAAACTAGATGCCAATGAAGTGGCGGTGGATTTGCCGTTGCCTCTGAAACAGAAGTTAGCCCAAGAGTTGACCGATCGTTTATCCACTAATCGCTATCCTGACGGCAGCTACACAGATTTACGGCAGGCAGTGAGTGAGTATGCAGGTGTCGGTAGGGAATGGATTTCCTTGGGGAATGGTTCCGATGAATTGATCCGATCGGTTTTAATTGCTAGTTGCTTAGGCAAGGGGGGAATTTTAATTGCTACACCCACCTTTTCCATGTATAGCATTTTAGCTCAAACCCTAGGAATTCCTGTACATATTGTGGGGCGATCGGAGGTAGATTTTACCATCGATATTGCTGCTGCCCAGCACACAATTAAAACAGAGAAGATCGCAGCTGTGTTTGTAGTCCATCCCAATTCGCCAACGGGCAATTTATTGAGTAAGACAGAGATAGAATGGCTACGATCGTTGCCCAGGGAAATTTTAGTGGTGGTAGATGAAGCATATTACGAATTTGCAGGTCACTCTTTGGTGGGAGAAATAGGGGAACAGGGCAATTGGGTAATTTTGCGGACTTTTTCTAAGGCATGGCGACTAGCTGCTTTTCGCTTAGGCTATGCTATTGCTGACCCTGCAGTAATTAGGGTATTGGAGACAATTCGTCTGCCCTACAATTTACCAACTATAACAGCGATCGGTGGGGAATTAGTATTAGCTCACCGTCAGGAACTCCTCAGCCTAGTCGAGGAAATTCGGCAAGAACGGGAGAAATTATATCAGGCATTACAAAAATTACCCCAGTTACAAGTATGGCAAAGTGAGGCTAATTTTCTCTACGTGCGGACTCCCGATGATCGGAAATTACAACAACATTTAGCTCAAGTAGGTACTCTCATTCGCCACACAGGAGGAGGACTCAGAATTACTATCGGCACTCCCGCCCAAAATCAACGCACGATCGAGCGGATTTATTCTTTTTACAAAGGGTGA
- a CDS encoding DUF29 domain-containing protein — protein sequence MRESLYNRDVVLWVEDTVAKLQSRDFGNLDLEKLITELEDWGSSQRNGARGLLRRLLEHSLKSCYVPLPGYYLGWQREIRNFRKDLQDLLADSPSLKHFLQEILRQTYTRARATVREDYSQINFPDVNPTF from the coding sequence ATGAGAGAATCTTTATACAATCGGGATGTAGTGTTATGGGTAGAAGACACTGTGGCTAAATTGCAGAGCCGTGACTTTGGGAATTTAGACCTGGAGAAGTTGATTACTGAGTTAGAAGATTGGGGAAGCAGTCAGCGCAATGGGGCTAGGGGTTTACTGCGTCGTTTGTTAGAGCATTCACTCAAAAGTTGTTATGTGCCCCTACCAGGGTACTACCTAGGTTGGCAGAGAGAGATAAGAAACTTTCGCAAGGATCTACAAGATTTACTAGCAGACTCCCCCAGTCTCAAGCATTTTCTCCAGGAGATTTTACGCCAAACTTATACTAGGGCACGGGCAACGGTGAGAGAGGATTATTCCCAAATCAATTTTCCTGATGTAAATCCTACATTTTGA
- the psbV gene encoding photosystem II cytochrome c-550 — protein sequence MVKAILTFVALVSLLGNLLVNPAFAKDLDEATRTVKFDENSTIVLTPKELQNGKKLFNSACASCHSGGATFTNPNVGLDMESLKLATPPRDNLLAMIDYLKNPTSYDGEEEIYELHPSLRSTDVFPQMRGLTEQNLKEISGYVLYSAQLKGVSWGGGKVYY from the coding sequence ATGGTAAAAGCAATTTTAACTTTTGTTGCCCTAGTTTCCCTGCTGGGGAATCTTCTGGTCAATCCCGCCTTTGCCAAAGACCTGGACGAAGCCACCCGTACGGTCAAGTTTGATGAGAATTCTACGATCGTTCTCACGCCCAAAGAACTGCAGAACGGCAAGAAGTTATTCAACTCTGCCTGTGCCAGCTGTCACTCCGGCGGTGCCACGTTTACTAACCCCAACGTTGGTCTGGACATGGAAAGTCTGAAACTGGCTACACCCCCCCGCGATAACCTGCTGGCAATGATTGACTACCTGAAGAATCCCACCAGTTACGATGGGGAAGAGGAAATCTATGAGTTGCACCCCAGTTTGCGCAGTACCGATGTCTTTCCCCAAATGCGCGGTTTGACGGAACAAAACCTCAAGGAAATCAGTGGTTATGTCCTCTACTCTGCCCAACTTAAGGGGGTCAGCTGGGGCGGTGGTAAAGTATATTATTAA
- the petE gene encoding plastocyanin, with translation MKVLKQIFLACLSVLLVLWGSVQPALATTYEVKMGTDKGQLAFEPKVLTVKAGDTVRWINNKAYPHNVVFSDPNLSHPKLLLKPNQVVETTFNQPGEYDYYCTPHRGAGMVGKIIVQ, from the coding sequence ATGAAAGTTCTTAAACAAATTTTCCTTGCCTGCTTGTCCGTGCTCCTGGTTTTATGGGGGTCTGTGCAGCCTGCGCTGGCAACTACCTATGAAGTCAAGATGGGTACTGATAAAGGGCAGCTGGCTTTTGAACCTAAGGTTCTGACTGTTAAAGCAGGGGACACGGTGCGTTGGATTAACAACAAAGCCTATCCCCACAATGTGGTGTTCAGTGACCCCAACTTGTCCCATCCTAAACTCCTGCTCAAGCCCAACCAGGTGGTGGAAACTACCTTCAATCAGCCGGGCGAGTACGACTACTACTGCACTCCCCATCGGGGTGCTGGGATGGTGGGCAAGATCATTGTCCAATAG